The Lycium ferocissimum isolate CSIRO_LF1 chromosome 1, AGI_CSIRO_Lferr_CH_V1, whole genome shotgun sequence genome includes a region encoding these proteins:
- the LOC132064135 gene encoding uncharacterized protein LOC132064135, whose product MIDNYKDWHEQLPYALLGYRTTARTLTGVTPYLLVYGTEAVITTEVEIPSLRIIQEAELDNAEWIRKRVFQIGQLVLKQIFPSQEEYKGKFAPNWQGPYMVRKVLSGGIVVLAEMDGQEWPRAINSDAIKRYYV is encoded by the exons ATGATTGATAACTACAAAGACTGGCATGAACAACTGCCATATGCATTACTGGGGTATCGCACTACTGCCAGAACTTTAACTGGGGTCACTCCGTACCTGTTGGTGTATGGAACTGAAGCAGTAATAACCACCGAAGTAGAAATCCCTTCACTTCGAATCATACAAGAAGCTGAGTTAGACAATGCAGAATGGATCCGCAAGAG GGTTTTTCAAATTGGGCAATTGGTGCTCAAACAAATATTCCCAAGCCAAGAAGAATATAAAGGAAAGTTTGCACCAAACTGGCAAGGGCCCTATATGGTGCGAAAAGTACTATCAGGAGGAATCGTGGTACTTGCTGAGATGGATGGTCAGGAGTGGCCAAGAGCAATAAATTCAGATGCCATCAAGAGATACTATgtgtga
- the LOC132064143 gene encoding uncharacterized protein LOC132064143, which yields MRFGKKGKLSPRFIGPYEIVRKIGTVAYELKLPSDTAMVHPVFRVLMLRLYKPDPSHVFNHEEIEINEGLTYEEKSVQILDRQVIRLRTKDVASVNVLWRSHNTEEATWEAEEDLKKRYLHLFPMAAFHQAQISEVCDDKRVVDLKV from the exons atgcggtttggtaaaaaggggaaacttAGTCCCCGTTTCATTGGCCCTTACGAGATTGTTAGGAAAATTGGGACGGTGGCTTATGAATTGAAGTTGCCATCCGATACGGCCATGGTGCACCCTGTGTTTCGCGTTTtgatgttgaggttgtacaaACCTGATCCTTCCCATGTCTTTAACCATGAAGAGATTGAAATTAATGAAGGGTTAACCTATGAAGAAAAATCGGTTCAGATTCTAGATCGTCAAGTTATAAGGTTGAGGACGAAGGATGTGGCATCGGTTAACGTGTTGTGGCGAAGCCATAAtactgaggaagctacttgggaagcagaggaggACCTGAAGAAGAGATATCTCCACTTGTTCCCTATGGCAG CTTTTCATCAGGCTCAGATTAGTGAAGTTTGTGATGATAAAAGAGTTGTTGATCTAAAAGTTTAG